One part of the Sneathia vaginalis genome encodes these proteins:
- the mraY gene encoding phospho-N-acetylmuramoyl-pentapeptide-transferase — translation MLYFIQLFFINNLSILRVFKSIAIRGSIAFFISLFIILIFGQRFIDFLRKKKMGDKIREDGPSTHLSKAGTPTMGGIMIIFSIVISMLITGNFTNKFNNFLIVMTVLFTTIGGYDDYLKLTRSKKGLSAKKKLAGQIIMTIISFVFIFTFGLVNKTIDFSIINPFIKCSYIYITPVVFFVFMILVIVGSSNAVNLTDGLDGLVSGPIMIVSIIFLMVAYFSGHKEMAQYLNIYYIEGAGEIAVYLSSVIGAVIGFLWFNFYPAQVFMGDTGSLTLGGILGIIAIFLKQELLLPIAGFIFIVEALSVMIQVTYYRKYKKRIFRMAPIHHHFEMGGLAETKVTIRFWIVTIITCIIAFMILKIR, via the coding sequence GTGCTGTATTTTATTCAATTATTTTTCATAAATAACTTAAGTATATTAAGAGTTTTTAAATCAATTGCTATAAGAGGCTCAATAGCTTTCTTTATTTCTCTATTTATAATCTTAATATTCGGACAAAGATTCATTGATTTTTTACGTAAAAAGAAAATGGGCGATAAGATAAGAGAAGATGGACCAAGTACACATCTTAGTAAAGCTGGTACACCTACAATGGGTGGAATAATGATAATATTTTCAATAGTAATATCAATGCTAATAACAGGTAATTTTACAAATAAATTTAATAATTTTTTAATAGTTATGACTGTACTATTTACAACAATAGGTGGTTATGATGATTATTTAAAATTAACTAGAAGTAAAAAAGGGTTGTCAGCAAAGAAAAAATTAGCAGGGCAAATAATAATGACTATAATCTCATTTGTGTTCATATTCACTTTTGGATTAGTTAATAAGACTATAGATTTTTCTATAATCAATCCATTTATTAAATGCTCATATATTTATATAACACCTGTAGTGTTTTTCGTATTTATGATTTTAGTTATAGTAGGATCATCTAATGCAGTTAATTTAACTGATGGATTAGATGGACTAGTTAGTGGGCCTATTATGATAGTTAGTATCATATTTTTAATGGTTGCATATTTCTCAGGTCATAAAGAAATGGCACAATACTTAAATATTTACTATATCGAAGGAGCTGGAGAAATAGCTGTTTACCTATCATCAGTAATAGGGGCAGTAATAGGATTTTTATGGTTTAATTTCTATCCAGCACAAGTCTTTATGGGAGATACAGGTTCATTAACCTTAGGTGGTATATTAGGAATAATAGCGATATTTTTAAAGCAAGAATTATTATTACCTATAGCAGGATTCATATTCATAGTAGAAGCTTTATCAGTAATGATACAAGTTACATATTACAGAAAGTATAAGAAAAGAATATTTAGAATGGCTCCTATACATCATCACTTTGAAATGGGAGGTTTAGCCGAAACAAAGGTAACAATAAGATTTTGGATAGTCACTATAATCACATGTATTATAGCGTTTATGATACTTAAGATAAGATAG
- the murD gene encoding UDP-N-acetylmuramoyl-L-alanine--D-glutamate ligase has translation MKYVVFGLGISGKGARELLEKKGLEHIVVDDKYGIKSVDAMKMTNKDDVVVKSPGISWNNEYLKYCIKNGIKIISEIDLALKYINKKSKIIAITGTNGKTTTVTKLYELLVYAGYKASVGGNEGHSLAKIAVEHNDNDYIVLEMSSYQLENNPQIKPYIALITNLTPDHLLRYNSVDEYYMTKMNIFKNQDENDFAVINKEDKEFKRLFKGTKAKIVYMNDYRDLLDFKTNLHGEHNVQNMLNIIACSKIIGISDKVIKDFLSTTKPLEHRMEQFFKKEDTYFINDSKGTNVESSLVAIDTYMGKDLYLICGGQDKKIDNTKLFEAIYKANAFVYLIGENAHLYIEEFKKTSYNRYIDLKDLESVVKYIKENLPLKGEKYILLSPATASFDQYTSFEKRGEHFKNLVHKYFGGENV, from the coding sequence ATGAAATACGTGGTATTTGGTTTAGGAATTAGTGGAAAAGGTGCACGAGAATTATTAGAAAAAAAAGGACTAGAACATATAGTTGTAGACGATAAGTATGGTATTAAAAGTGTTGATGCTATGAAGATGACAAATAAGGATGATGTAGTTGTTAAAAGTCCTGGAATATCATGGAATAATGAATACTTAAAATACTGTATAAAAAATGGAATAAAGATAATTTCTGAAATAGATTTAGCACTAAAATATATAAACAAAAAAAGCAAAATAATTGCAATAACAGGTACTAATGGTAAGACCACAACTGTTACAAAATTGTATGAACTTTTAGTTTATGCAGGGTACAAGGCAAGTGTTGGTGGTAATGAGGGACACTCATTAGCAAAAATTGCTGTAGAACACAATGATAATGACTATATTGTTCTAGAAATGAGCAGTTATCAATTAGAAAATAATCCTCAAATAAAGCCATATATAGCATTAATAACTAATTTAACACCAGATCATTTATTGAGATATAATAGTGTTGATGAATACTATATGACAAAAATGAATATATTTAAAAATCAAGATGAAAATGATTTTGCTGTTATAAACAAAGAAGATAAAGAATTTAAAAGATTATTTAAAGGCACAAAAGCTAAAATAGTCTACATGAATGATTATCGTGATTTATTAGATTTTAAAACAAATTTACATGGTGAACATAACGTGCAAAATATGTTAAACATTATTGCTTGTAGCAAGATAATAGGAATAAGCGATAAGGTTATTAAAGATTTCTTGTCTACAACAAAACCATTAGAACATAGAATGGAACAATTCTTCAAAAAAGAAGATACGTATTTTATAAACGACTCAAAAGGAACTAATGTAGAATCAAGTCTTGTAGCAATAGATACATATATGGGTAAAGACCTGTATCTAATCTGTGGTGGACAAGACAAGAAAATAGATAATACAAAGTTATTTGAAGCAATATATAAGGCGAATGCATTTGTATATTTAATAGGTGAGAACGCTCATCTATATATAGAAGAATTTAAGAAAACTTCATATAATAGATATATAGACTTAAAAGATTTAGAAAGTGTAGTTAAGTATATTAAAGAAAATCTTCCTTTAAAGGGAGAAAAGTATATATTATTATCTCCTGCAACAGCAAGTTTTGATCAATACACAAGTTTTGAAAAAAGAGGAGAACATTTTAAAAACTTAGTACATAAGTATTTCGGAGGAGAAAATGTTTAA
- a CDS encoding FtsW/RodA/SpoVE family cell cycle protein yields the protein MFNRKQVLTTILVCLGIISIIGIIFIGSVTQPEAEYSTGNKFAYLQTYIKYIIVGLILAGITYKAYSYESIRKFLYIRQVEIIMALLIMVFLILPIFLGVSVNGARRWIRIGSFQMQPSELVKPILILLVSQIMYGFKRKRDEEFTFYYWAGITIISVFIVILQKSKTSAIQLAAICYLIFAVSKFRENVKVTIGFSGFFVGVIVLIFKRDYSTTRLTNFAGKGMPLQVKAAIDAVKAGGILGRGIGNGYQKYFYLPEAHNDYIFASICEEGGLIFALLIIILFIVLCATMFYVASKMKESINRYVVYGVAFSIANQALLNIAINLNCAPSTGITLPFISYGGSSYISNAICMGLLFSAINIEYTKRGQ from the coding sequence ATGTTTAATAGAAAGCAGGTATTGACTACAATTCTAGTATGTTTAGGTATTATATCAATAATAGGTATAATATTTATAGGAAGTGTAACACAACCAGAAGCAGAATATTCTACAGGAAATAAGTTTGCGTATTTACAAACATATATCAAGTATATAATTGTAGGGCTAATTTTAGCAGGTATTACATACAAGGCATATAGTTATGAAAGTATTAGAAAATTCTTGTATATTAGACAAGTTGAAATTATTATGGCTTTATTAATAATGGTATTCTTAATCTTACCAATATTTCTAGGAGTTTCAGTAAATGGAGCTAGAAGATGGATAAGAATAGGGTCATTTCAAATGCAGCCTTCTGAATTAGTTAAGCCAATTTTAATATTGTTAGTATCACAGATAATGTATGGTTTTAAAAGAAAAAGAGATGAAGAGTTTACTTTTTATTATTGGGCAGGTATAACAATAATTTCAGTTTTTATAGTAATATTACAAAAGTCTAAGACATCAGCAATACAATTAGCAGCAATTTGTTATTTAATATTTGCTGTTTCAAAATTTAGAGAAAACGTCAAAGTTACTATAGGCTTTTCGGGATTTTTTGTAGGAGTAATTGTTCTAATTTTTAAAAGAGACTACAGTACGACACGTTTAACTAATTTTGCAGGTAAAGGTATGCCTCTACAAGTAAAAGCAGCAATAGATGCTGTAAAAGCAGGAGGTATTTTAGGTAGAGGTATAGGTAATGGATATCAAAAATATTTCTATCTACCTGAAGCACATAATGACTATATCTTCGCTTCCATATGCGAAGAAGGAGGATTAATCTTTGCTTTGTTAATAATTATCCTGTTTATCGTCTTATGTGCAACAATGTTTTATGTCGCTAGTAAAATGAAAGAATCAATTAATAGATATGTAGTATATGGAGTTGCATTTTCAATAGCTAATCAAGCTTTATTGAATATAGCAATCAATTTAAATTGTGCACCATCAACAGGTATAACTTTGCCATTTATAAGCTATGGAGGAAGTTCATATATTAGTAATGCAATTTGTATGGGACTTCTATTCTCGGCGATAAATATAGAATATACTAAGAGAGGACAGTAA
- the murG gene encoding undecaprenyldiphospho-muramoylpentapeptide beta-N-acetylglucosaminyltransferase: MKKIAFTTGGTGGHIYPALSLANEMKKRGYEVIFIGTCHRMEKEIVPKAGYKFYGLDILPFNSIKSVLKGIKAVFEIKKILKQENVDTLIGFGNYISIPSITAAKLLKINIYLQEQNIVMGKANKYGMFFAKKVFLAFGNSLDLIKRFKSKCVVTGNPLRHEFYNITKEDARNILSIPKENRVILVMGGSLGAKSINEAILSNIDKINEKEHFTLYWSTGEKLYKEVQVRIKNFNNIIVMPYFENVYEIMAASDLVICRSGASTISELLQLEKPSILIPYDYVGQKENAEMLEYVDAAKAYTNESAKSAILEALSLCEQDSMLNFMRENIKTLNTGNAVNNILKEMEDDNK; encoded by the coding sequence ATGAAGAAGATAGCATTTACAACTGGAGGGACTGGAGGTCATATATATCCAGCATTATCTCTAGCAAATGAAATGAAAAAAAGAGGCTATGAAGTAATATTCATAGGTACTTGTCATAGAATGGAAAAAGAAATAGTTCCTAAAGCAGGGTATAAGTTTTATGGTTTAGATATACTACCATTTAATAGTATTAAATCTGTTTTAAAAGGTATTAAAGCAGTATTTGAAATAAAGAAAATATTAAAACAAGAAAATGTTGATACTCTAATAGGTTTTGGAAACTATATCTCTATACCAAGTATCACAGCAGCAAAGTTATTGAAAATAAATATATACTTACAGGAACAAAATATAGTAATGGGTAAGGCAAATAAGTATGGAATGTTTTTTGCAAAGAAGGTATTTTTAGCATTTGGCAATAGTCTTGATTTAATAAAGAGATTCAAGTCTAAGTGCGTAGTTACAGGGAATCCTTTAAGACATGAGTTCTATAACATAACAAAAGAAGATGCAAGAAATATTCTAAGTATACCTAAGGAAAATAGAGTAATACTAGTTATGGGTGGAAGTCTAGGAGCTAAGAGCATAAATGAGGCGATATTATCTAATATAGATAAGATAAATGAAAAGGAACACTTTACCCTATATTGGTCTACTGGTGAGAAGCTATATAAAGAAGTACAAGTTAGAATAAAGAATTTTAATAATATAATAGTTATGCCATATTTTGAAAATGTTTATGAAATAATGGCAGCATCTGATCTTGTAATATGTAGATCAGGAGCATCTACAATATCTGAATTATTACAATTAGAAAAGCCTTCTATACTAATACCGTATGATTATGTAGGACAAAAGGAAAATGCTGAAATGTTAGAATATGTGGATGCAGCAAAGGCATATACAAATGAGAGTGCAAAAAGTGCAATACTAGAAGCATTATCATTATGTGAACAAGATTCAATGTTAAACTTTATGAGAGAAAATATTAAAACACTTAATACAGGGAATGCAGTAAATAATATATTAAAAGAAATGGAAGATGACAATAAATGA
- the murC gene encoding UDP-N-acetylmuramate--L-alanine ligase, with translation MRRIYFSGINGIGMSGIAKILKEQGEIVEGSDLEYKDITKSLEDLGIKVHIGQTVENIEDFNPDLYVYSTAIKTTNPEYIYAKSKGIKMERRGQVLADIANKFENSIAVAGTHGKTTTSSMMSLCFMCKDPYVVVGGIIPTLNSNSHLGKSSYFVMEADESDNSFLYLYPKYSVITNIEPDHLEHHGNFNNLEHSFIKFIEQTKEKVILSKDCPNIKSLDLSEYKDKLIYYSVEESADIYAKNIRVNNGITKYEVIMNGESLGEFALKVPGLHNVKNSLPVIYLSEINGVDLEYVRKTLASFTGAKRRYQVIYNDEIKVIDDYAHHPTEIKATITAARTNEKGKLTVIFEPHRYTRTKFFMNDFAKSLSLADKIILLPIYAASEENTTGISSEDLCNKIKEIDSKKDVSVMLPNEVMEYIYLNYEPGDVYIFMGAGTVSKFAYRLVNKIKE, from the coding sequence ATGAGAAGAATATATTTTAGTGGGATAAATGGAATAGGAATGAGTGGTATAGCTAAAATCTTAAAAGAACAAGGTGAAATAGTAGAAGGTTCTGATTTAGAATATAAAGATATTACTAAATCATTGGAAGATTTAGGTATAAAGGTACATATAGGACAAACAGTAGAAAATATAGAAGACTTTAATCCAGACCTATATGTATACTCAACAGCAATAAAAACAACAAATCCAGAATATATTTATGCTAAAAGCAAGGGTATAAAGATGGAAAGAAGAGGTCAAGTTTTAGCAGATATTGCAAATAAATTTGAAAACAGTATAGCAGTTGCAGGGACTCACGGTAAGACAACTACATCATCAATGATGTCTTTATGCTTTATGTGTAAAGATCCATATGTAGTAGTTGGGGGAATAATTCCTACTTTAAATAGTAATAGTCATTTAGGAAAAAGTTCATACTTTGTAATGGAAGCAGATGAAAGTGATAATTCATTCCTTTATTTGTATCCAAAATATTCAGTAATAACAAACATTGAACCAGACCATTTAGAACATCATGGTAACTTTAATAATTTAGAACATTCATTTATAAAATTCATAGAACAAACAAAGGAAAAGGTGATATTATCTAAAGATTGTCCTAATATAAAGAGCCTTGATTTAAGTGAATATAAGGATAAACTAATATACTATAGTGTTGAAGAAAGTGCTGATATTTATGCTAAGAATATAAGAGTAAATAATGGAATTACTAAATATGAAGTAATAATGAATGGAGAATCATTAGGTGAATTTGCATTAAAAGTACCAGGTTTACATAATGTAAAAAACTCTTTGCCAGTAATATATCTATCAGAAATTAATGGTGTAGATTTAGAATATGTTAGAAAAACATTAGCAAGTTTTACAGGTGCTAAAAGAAGATATCAAGTGATATATAATGATGAAATAAAAGTTATAGATGATTATGCACATCATCCAACAGAAATTAAGGCGACAATAACAGCAGCAAGAACTAATGAAAAAGGTAAATTAACTGTAATATTTGAACCACATAGATATACAAGAACAAAGTTTTTCATGAATGATTTTGCTAAATCATTGTCTCTAGCTGATAAGATAATCTTATTGCCTATATACGCAGCAAGCGAAGAAAACACTACAGGTATAAGTTCAGAAGACTTATGCAATAAGATAAAAGAAATTGATAGTAAAAAAGATGTTTCTGTTATGTTACCTAACGAAGTTATGGAATATATATATTTAAACTATGAACCAGGAGATGTATATATATTCATGGGAGCAGGTACAGTTTCTAAGTTTGCATATAGACTAGTAAACAAAATTAAGGAGTAA
- the murB gene encoding UDP-N-acetylmuramate dehydrogenase, whose translation MIVQENVSMREYSNMKIGGIAKSLIHIEKEDELKNLFKPNERYYLIGNGTNTLIYDGYLDINFVSLEKLNKIEDLGNNRVYVEAGVDLTTFTQYMRDHNLGGLENISGIPGSIGGLVNMNAGAYGTTIFDKIESVRVLVGNKEIKTLSKEELGYRYRGTKIKDNKWIVIGATFKLDDGFDVASCEDKLSKRQHNHPLDYPNLGSTFKNPEGQFAAQLISDCGLKKYRVGDMEVSEKHPNFLINHGNAKFSDVIDLIKHIKEVVYSKTGYMLDTEIIILK comes from the coding sequence ATGATAGTACAAGAAAATGTATCAATGAGAGAATATTCCAATATGAAAATAGGTGGTATAGCAAAGAGTTTAATACATATAGAAAAAGAAGATGAATTAAAAAATCTATTTAAACCTAATGAAAGATACTATCTAATTGGTAACGGGACTAATACATTAATTTATGATGGATATTTAGATATAAATTTTGTTAGTCTTGAAAAATTAAATAAAATAGAAGATTTAGGAAATAATAGGGTATATGTAGAAGCTGGAGTAGATTTAACTACTTTTACACAATATATGAGAGACCATAATCTTGGTGGATTAGAAAATATATCTGGTATTCCAGGTAGCATAGGAGGTCTTGTAAATATGAATGCAGGGGCCTATGGTACTACAATATTTGATAAGATAGAGTCTGTAAGAGTTTTAGTGGGTAATAAGGAAATTAAGACTCTTAGTAAGGAAGAACTAGGATATAGATATAGAGGAACAAAGATAAAGGATAATAAGTGGATAGTAATAGGAGCCACTTTCAAATTAGATGATGGCTTTGATGTAGCATCTTGTGAAGATAAATTAAGTAAAAGACAACATAATCATCCATTAGATTACCCTAATTTAGGATCAACATTTAAAAATCCTGAAGGACAATTTGCAGCACAGTTAATTTCAGATTGTGGATTAAAGAAATATAGAGTAGGAGATATGGAAGTCTCTGAAAAACATCCTAATTTTTTAATAAATCATGGTAACGCAAAGTTTTCTGATGTAATAGATTTAATAAAACACATTAAAGAAGTTGTATATAGCAAGACAGGATATATGCTAGATACTGAAATAATAATTCTTAAATAG
- a CDS encoding DnaJ domain-containing protein gives MITILFMLMFIGLIAIILFLALPFWIYFLIALLIYISKRNFIDYRIIFLVILGIYKLIKRDRGFKFYYKQDFSHDYNQKYEYYNPNTTSDSEYEKACSYFGITSDMSEEEKKRKYKEFAKKYHPDVNKSPDASEKMKEINKYWNIIKEHDTLRH, from the coding sequence ATGATAACAATATTATTTATGTTAATGTTTATAGGACTAATAGCTATAATATTATTCTTAGCACTACCATTTTGGATATATTTTTTAATAGCATTATTAATCTATATATCAAAGAGAAATTTTATAGATTACAGAATAATATTTTTAGTTATTTTGGGGATATATAAGCTGATAAAAAGAGATAGGGGCTTTAAATTTTACTATAAACAAGACTTTTCCCATGACTATAATCAAAAATACGAATACTATAACCCCAATACTACTAGTGATAGCGAGTATGAAAAGGCGTGTAGTTACTTTGGTATAACTTCTGATATGTCAGAAGAAGAAAAGAAAAGAAAATATAAAGAATTCGCTAAAAAGTATCATCCAGACGTTAATAAAAGTCCAGATGCATCAGAAAAGATGAAAGAAATAAATAAATATTGGAACATAATAAAAGAACATGATACTTTACGACACTAA
- a CDS encoding cell division protein FtsQ/DivIB codes for MKERIKKDVLLLILFLIIIGILQMVQSDFFYVDEIQVEGNNEILKKDIISKLDEFKNKPIVYVNTNLLVSNISSDARVKEVIIKKSYPNKLKVYIEERKPLAYVMNNDKLFAVDENLNIFTSYDELDNKGLPIVYYNNKDEENDISMIVKSLSKSSLYPLSSEIYKQDDKYVIVLSDGVKVYVKKDVSIKKLNQGYIVYNKEKEQNNSMEYIDLRFELISVR; via the coding sequence ATGAAAGAAAGAATAAAAAAAGATGTATTGTTACTCATACTTTTTTTAATAATTATAGGAATATTACAGATGGTACAATCAGATTTTTTCTATGTAGATGAAATACAGGTAGAAGGAAACAACGAAATATTAAAAAAAGATATAATAAGTAAATTAGATGAATTTAAGAATAAACCGATAGTTTATGTAAATACTAACTTATTGGTTTCTAATATATCTAGTGATGCAAGAGTTAAAGAAGTGATTATAAAAAAAAGTTATCCTAATAAGTTGAAGGTATATATAGAAGAAAGAAAACCTCTTGCATATGTAATGAATAACGATAAGTTATTCGCAGTAGATGAAAATTTAAATATTTTTACAAGCTATGATGAATTAGATAATAAGGGTTTACCTATTGTATACTATAACAATAAAGATGAAGAAAACGATATATCAATGATAGTTAAAAGCTTATCTAAGAGTAGTCTATATCCTCTTTCATCAGAAATATATAAACAAGATGATAAGTATGTCATAGTTTTATCTGATGGAGTTAAAGTGTATGTAAAAAAAGATGTAAGTATAAAAAAATTAAATCAAGGATATATAGTATATAACAAAGAAAAAGAACAAAATAACAGCATGGAATATATTGATTTAAGATTTGAATTAATAAGTGTTAGGTAG
- the ftsZ gene encoding cell division protein FtsZ gives MNEENEVYETKGTKIRIIGVGGAGGNAINDMIDSKIVGVEYVAINTDEQDLRKSNAKIKISLGHLGAGANPEVARLAAEDNAQDIRKAIKGQDMIFITAGMGGGTGTGTAPVVAKIAKEEGILTVAIVTKPFKFEGKKRNLNAEKGLDELKKYVDTLIVIPNQKLLELDGAKNLGFQQHLKASNVILRYGVKGIAELITKEGTINLDFSDVKSVMENSGVALFGFVESNEGESVEDIVERTITNPLLEKDIKGATKILVNVTSGDNVTMEDVIKMQELISQKASGSDSGVDNLIFGTIYEPERQNMILSVIATGFEDNESEEVKPEEGQSDSLFTTDENQDFIVPSFNI, from the coding sequence ATGAACGAAGAAAATGAAGTTTATGAAACAAAAGGAACAAAAATTAGAATTATAGGTGTCGGTGGAGCAGGTGGAAATGCTATAAACGACATGATAGACTCAAAAATTGTTGGTGTTGAATATGTTGCAATAAATACTGATGAACAAGATTTGAGAAAGTCTAATGCTAAGATTAAGATATCACTAGGACACCTTGGAGCAGGTGCTAATCCTGAAGTAGCAAGATTAGCAGCTGAAGATAATGCACAAGACATTAGAAAAGCCATAAAAGGTCAAGATATGATATTCATAACAGCAGGTATGGGTGGTGGAACAGGTACAGGTACAGCACCAGTAGTAGCAAAGATTGCTAAAGAAGAAGGAATACTAACTGTTGCAATAGTTACAAAACCATTCAAATTTGAAGGTAAGAAGAGAAACTTAAATGCTGAAAAAGGATTAGATGAATTAAAGAAATATGTTGATACACTTATCGTAATACCTAATCAAAAATTATTAGAATTAGATGGAGCTAAAAATTTAGGTTTCCAACAACATTTAAAAGCTTCAAATGTTATACTACGTTATGGAGTTAAAGGTATTGCAGAATTAATTACAAAAGAAGGAACAATAAATCTAGACTTCTCAGATGTTAAGTCTGTAATGGAAAATTCAGGTGTTGCATTATTTGGTTTCGTAGAATCAAACGAAGGAGAATCTGTTGAAGATATAGTAGAAAGAACTATAACAAACCCATTATTAGAAAAAGACATAAAGGGTGCAACAAAGATACTAGTAAATGTAACTTCTGGAGACAATGTAACAATGGAAGATGTTATAAAGATGCAAGAATTAATATCTCAAAAAGCAAGTGGATCAGATTCAGGTGTTGACAACTTAATCTTTGGAACTATATATGAACCAGAAAGACAAAATATGATACTATCAGTAATAGCAACAGGATTTGAAGATAATGAAAGTGAAGAAGTAAAACCTGAAGAAGGTCAATCAGATAGCTTATTCACAACTGATGAAAATCAAGACTTTATAGTCCCATCATTTAATATATAG
- a CDS encoding adenylate kinase, producing MNIALFGPPGAGKGTQAKELIEKYNIPQISTGDILRNAISQGTKLGLEARSYMDKGNLVPDEVVNGLVKERLQQEDCQKGFILDGYPRTTKQAEKLDEILSDLGKKIDKVLALDVPNEDIIERITGRRTSKKTGKIYHIKFNPPTDEKMEDLVQRADDTEEVVKKRLENYELQTAPVLDYYKAQGKVVIVDGTKKPEEITKDLIRILGE from the coding sequence ATGAATATTGCATTATTCGGACCACCAGGTGCTGGTAAAGGAACACAAGCTAAAGAATTAATAGAAAAGTACAATATACCACAAATTTCAACTGGTGATATATTAAGAAACGCCATAAGTCAAGGTACTAAGTTAGGACTTGAAGCTAGAAGCTATATGGATAAGGGAAATTTAGTTCCAGATGAAGTAGTTAATGGATTAGTAAAAGAAAGATTACAACAAGAAGATTGCCAAAAAGGATTTATCTTAGATGGTTATCCAAGAACTACAAAACAAGCAGAAAAATTAGACGAAATTTTAAGTGATTTAGGTAAAAAAATTGACAAGGTACTTGCATTAGATGTACCTAATGAAGATATAATAGAAAGAATAACTGGAAGAAGAACTTCAAAAAAGACTGGTAAAATTTATCATATTAAATTTAATCCACCTACAGATGAAAAAATGGAAGATTTAGTTCAAAGAGCAGATGATACAGAAGAAGTTGTAAAGAAAAGATTAGAAAATTATGAATTACAAACAGCTCCAGTATTAGACTACTATAAGGCACAAGGAAAAGTTGTAATAGTAGATGGAACAAAGAAACCAGAAGAAATAACAAAGGATTTAATTAGAATACTAGGTGAATAA
- the map gene encoding type I methionyl aminopeptidase: MVKLKTLDDIKKIKKANEILARIFSDVIPKYIKPGISTWEIDKICEDYMLSQGAVCATKGYDIGWPYPPYPAATCISVNEEVVHGIPKKTKILQEGDIVSLDIVAKLDGYYGDAACTFPVGKIEQKYQDLIDTTRKARDLGIQQAIKGNRLGDIGHAIQSFCEPKGYSIVRDFCGHGVGFELHEDPYVMNYGRKGEGLVIEEGLVIAIEPMVNMGTHKVKIQKDGWTVKTIDKKRSAHFEHSVAIVDGKPLILSEL, from the coding sequence ATGGTTAAGTTAAAGACATTAGATGATATTAAGAAAATAAAGAAAGCTAATGAAATATTAGCAAGAATCTTCTCTGATGTAATACCTAAGTACATAAAACCAGGAATAAGCACTTGGGAAATAGATAAAATTTGTGAAGACTATATGCTATCACAAGGTGCTGTGTGTGCAACAAAAGGGTATGATATAGGGTGGCCATATCCACCATATCCAGCAGCAACTTGTATATCTGTAAATGAAGAAGTCGTACATGGAATACCTAAAAAAACAAAGATTTTACAAGAAGGAGATATAGTAAGTCTTGATATAGTTGCAAAATTAGACGGATATTACGGAGATGCAGCTTGTACTTTTCCAGTGGGAAAAATAGAACAAAAATATCAAGATTTAATAGATACAACTAGAAAAGCAAGAGATTTAGGAATACAACAAGCTATAAAAGGAAATAGACTAGGTGACATAGGACACGCTATACAAAGTTTTTGTGAACCAAAAGGTTACTCAATAGTAAGGGATTTTTGTGGACATGGTGTAGGCTTTGAGCTACATGAAGATCCGTATGTAATGAACTATGGTAGAAAAGGTGAAGGACTTGTCATAGAAGAAGGCCTTGTTATAGCAATAGAACCTATGGTTAATATGGGAACACATAAAGTTAAAATACAAAAAGATGGATGGACAGTAAAGACAATAGATAAAAAAAGATCTGCACACTTTGAACATAGCGTAGCTATAGTTGATGGTAAGCCTTTAATATTGTCTGAACTATAG